Proteins encoded together in one Alkalihalobacillus sp. TS-13 window:
- a CDS encoding sigma-70 family RNA polymerase sigma factor — protein sequence MKVSQIIELINKAKEGNDQAFLELFQKFEADLYRTAYLYVKNQDDALDVVQETAYRSFKKINTLKNPQYLKTWLIKITMSCAIDLLRKNQKVIHLNPKYTEFIRTKDEDLPLAISLRELIETLNENEKQIVLLKYYYGYKLNEIADIVDAPLGTVKSVLYRGLDKLRKKVNRDDVYEQ from the coding sequence ATGAAGGTGAGTCAAATTATCGAACTGATTAATAAAGCGAAGGAAGGTAATGACCAAGCTTTCTTGGAGCTGTTTCAAAAATTCGAAGCAGATCTTTACCGAACAGCGTACCTGTATGTCAAAAATCAGGATGATGCACTGGATGTGGTACAAGAAACTGCTTATCGGTCATTCAAAAAAATCAATACACTGAAAAATCCACAGTATTTAAAAACATGGTTGATCAAAATCACCATGAGTTGTGCAATCGATCTGTTAAGGAAAAACCAGAAGGTAATCCATTTGAACCCGAAATACACTGAATTCATCCGTACAAAAGATGAAGACCTACCATTGGCGATCTCTTTACGGGAATTGATTGAAACCTTGAATGAAAATGAAAAACAGATTGTCCTGTTGAAATATTATTACGGTTATAAGTTGAATGAAATAGCCGATATCGTTGATGCTCCACTTGGTACAGTGAAATCCGTTCTATACCGTGGATTGGATAAGCTGCGAAAAAAGGTGAATAGGGATGATGTATATGAGCAATAA
- a CDS encoding DUF4179 domain-containing protein, giving the protein MSNKFKHELEKIEIPKELHNRVKIGVEKAKAETSAADGYHELGKIKKSWYTRKITYICAAVVLFFGLFIGSAFVSPVMAKMVSKLPYLGQLFESEPITSEIVEELEEMDYPIMGVGVSYQGKKEIWIRIEGSQDYVDGIKEDVEKSVHDILGSRNYDAYTIKVSRYEPIENKEMPEVSERDKAEKRSLK; this is encoded by the coding sequence ATGAGCAATAAATTCAAACATGAATTAGAGAAAATCGAAATTCCAAAAGAACTACATAATCGGGTAAAAATAGGGGTAGAAAAAGCGAAAGCGGAAACGAGTGCAGCTGATGGTTATCATGAACTAGGCAAAATAAAGAAAAGTTGGTACACCAGGAAAATCACCTATATATGTGCGGCAGTAGTTCTGTTTTTCGGTTTATTCATCGGTTCGGCATTCGTCTCACCGGTCATGGCGAAAATGGTATCAAAACTTCCTTACCTAGGACAGCTATTCGAGTCTGAACCAATCACAAGTGAAATAGTAGAAGAATTAGAGGAAATGGATTATCCAATTATGGGAGTTGGGGTATCGTATCAAGGTAAAAAGGAAATCTGGATACGAATAGAGGGTTCTCAAGACTATGTCGATGGCATTAAAGAAGATGTTGAAAAATCCGTTCATGACATTCTGGGTTCACGAAACTATGATGCATATACCATTAAGGTCTCAAGGTATGAACCCATTGAAAACAAAGAAATGCCAGAAGTTAGTGAAAGAGATAAAGCTGAGAAGCGATCTCTGAAATAA